From a single Thioalbus denitrificans genomic region:
- a CDS encoding lytic transglycosylase domain-containing protein — MSVSDPRRLPVRFLWLLLLLLSATAEAATLRVPLTIPYALLESAFGAWSGGADEAGCRHLQTGAPQLEARGGELHFVATVEAVLGAEVLGKCVQPLAWIGMADVVLEPYVDEAWQLRFRLGATELSNADGTRAPVLSAIWELVRHLLVPRLESFSFDLDAPRAEIRALVRSAAPALEAVLASLRLGEPVAGERGVAVPLLLELPADLPAPPPPVATEVEDAAALAARRQAGERIDAFLVFVVKQAGLDLEDPELRAALFSLLLQSRYRLLAILDGSAPETEGDPVRALLRDDWERLRGILLEAERRGLGGGALLRYVSFLNAGDVLLALDAAAPELGVWISAEGLRRLALGLRPGYPGDPLEYGYDVDFELRRLFGFPDEPPLPPPLPEQEPDRSGGLMDWLVRPARAAASAPDPVTLLGRHLERRVPGTDELPVYRAEMAGLLRLVGERELQGSGLEPAAAVVYRALLPATALIESCWRQYVREDGKVTFIASPVGSVGLMQVNTRVWRGLYDVERLRWEVAYNARAGAQILLRYLQDPGLKVAQRSGDAAHLPRAAYAAYNAGPGGATRFLARDGSVKAGAVDRRLWRLYQGFSAGAAPDLQRCDVGDDES; from the coding sequence ATGAGCGTTTCCGATCCGCGCCGTCTCCCGGTGCGATTCCTGTGGCTGTTGCTTCTGCTGCTGTCCGCCACTGCCGAGGCGGCGACCCTGCGCGTGCCTCTCACCATCCCCTATGCCCTGCTCGAGAGCGCATTCGGCGCCTGGTCGGGCGGCGCGGACGAAGCCGGCTGCAGGCACCTGCAGACCGGCGCGCCCCAGCTGGAGGCCCGCGGCGGCGAGCTGCACTTCGTCGCCACGGTGGAGGCGGTTCTCGGCGCGGAGGTGCTCGGCAAGTGCGTTCAGCCGCTGGCCTGGATCGGCATGGCGGACGTGGTGCTGGAGCCCTACGTGGACGAGGCCTGGCAGCTGCGCTTCCGCCTCGGCGCGACGGAGCTGAGCAACGCCGACGGGACGCGGGCCCCGGTGTTGAGCGCCATCTGGGAGCTGGTGCGGCACCTGCTCGTGCCGCGGCTGGAGTCGTTCAGCTTCGATCTCGACGCTCCGCGGGCCGAGATCCGTGCCCTGGTGCGCTCCGCGGCTCCCGCCCTGGAGGCGGTCCTGGCGAGCCTGCGCCTCGGCGAGCCGGTGGCCGGGGAGCGCGGCGTGGCGGTGCCGCTGCTGCTGGAGCTGCCGGCGGACCTGCCTGCGCCGCCGCCGCCGGTGGCGACGGAGGTGGAGGATGCCGCCGCCCTGGCCGCCCGCCGGCAGGCCGGGGAACGCATCGACGCCTTCCTGGTATTCGTGGTGAAGCAGGCGGGCCTCGACCTGGAGGACCCCGAGCTGCGGGCCGCGCTGTTCAGCCTGCTGCTGCAGAGCCGCTACCGGCTGCTGGCGATTCTCGACGGCAGTGCGCCGGAGACGGAGGGTGACCCGGTGCGGGCGCTGCTGCGGGATGACTGGGAACGGTTGCGCGGGATCCTGCTGGAGGCGGAGCGGCGCGGGCTGGGTGGCGGCGCACTGCTGCGCTACGTGAGTTTCCTCAACGCCGGCGACGTGCTCCTGGCCCTGGATGCCGCGGCCCCGGAGCTGGGGGTGTGGATCTCGGCCGAGGGGCTGCGCCGGCTCGCGCTGGGGTTGCGGCCGGGCTACCCGGGCGATCCGCTGGAGTATGGCTACGACGTGGACTTCGAACTGCGCCGGCTGTTCGGTTTTCCCGACGAACCACCGCTCCCGCCGCCCCTGCCGGAGCAGGAGCCGGACCGGAGCGGCGGGTTGATGGACTGGCTGGTGCGGCCGGCGCGGGCCGCGGCGTCCGCACCCGATCCGGTGACCCTGCTCGGCCGCCACCTGGAACGGCGCGTGCCCGGGACCGACGAGTTGCCGGTCTACCGGGCGGAGATGGCCGGCCTGCTGCGGCTGGTGGGGGAGCGGGAGCTGCAGGGCTCCGGGCTGGAACCCGCGGCGGCGGTGGTCTATCGGGCGCTGCTGCCGGCCACCGCGCTCATCGAGAGCTGCTGGCGCCAGTACGTGCGCGAGGACGGCAAGGTGACCTTCATCGCCTCACCGGTGGGCAGTGTCGGGCTGATGCAGGTCAATACCCGGGTCTGGCGTGGCCTCTACGACGTGGAGCGGCTGCGGTGGGAGGTGGCCTACAACGCCCGCGCCGGGGCCCAGATCCTGCTGCGCTACCTGCAGGACCCGGGCCTGAAGGTGGCGCAGCGCAGCGGTGATGCGGCCCACCTGCCGCGGGCCGCCTACGCCGCCTACAATGCCGGTCCCGGTGGCGCCACCCGCTTCCTGGCCCGGGATGGCAGCGTGAAGGCGGGCGCAGTGGACCGGCGCCTGTGGCGGCTCTACCAGGGCTTCAGTGCCGGCGCCGCGCCCGATCTCCAGCGCTGCGATGTGGGTGATGATGAATCGTGA
- a CDS encoding TRZ/ATZ family hydrolase, producing the protein MEAIDTLIHARWVIPVEPAGTVLEDFSLAVRDGRIVDLLPAAAARARYQAATVVELPEHALIPGLVNAHTHAAMSLFRGLADDLPLMEWLGKHIWPAESRWVRAEFVRDGTLLAVAEMLRGGTTCFNDMYFFPDEAAFAATQAHIRAVVGLILIDFPTAWAGNAEDYLHKGLEVHDQLRHNPLLHTAFAPHAPYTVSDAPLERVSVLAEELDIPVHMHVHETAHEVQQSLAERGERPLARLHRLGLVSPRLLAVHMTQVEEEDLRLLAEAGASVAHCPESNLKLASGFCPVQRLADAGINVALGTDGAASNNDLDLLGEMRTAALLAKGVAGDATAVSAADALRMATLNGARALGLEEEIGSLVPGKAADAVAVRLSDLETEPVYHPLSQLVYANVRDRVSDVWVAGRHVLKEGVLTTLDAPALVARAREWGRRIGAANSGR; encoded by the coding sequence ATGGAAGCCATCGACACCCTCATCCACGCCCGCTGGGTCATCCCGGTGGAACCCGCGGGCACCGTGCTGGAGGATTTCTCCCTCGCCGTGCGTGACGGTCGCATCGTCGACCTGCTGCCCGCCGCGGCCGCCCGCGCCCGCTACCAGGCGGCGACGGTGGTGGAATTGCCCGAACACGCCCTCATCCCCGGGCTGGTGAATGCACATACCCACGCGGCCATGAGCCTGTTCCGGGGCCTGGCCGACGATCTGCCCCTGATGGAGTGGCTCGGCAAGCACATCTGGCCGGCGGAGTCGCGCTGGGTCCGCGCGGAGTTCGTCCGCGACGGGACCCTGCTGGCGGTGGCGGAGATGCTGCGCGGCGGCACCACCTGCTTCAACGACATGTACTTCTTTCCCGACGAGGCCGCCTTCGCCGCTACCCAGGCCCACATCCGGGCCGTGGTCGGGCTCATTCTCATCGACTTTCCCACCGCCTGGGCCGGGAACGCGGAGGACTACCTGCACAAGGGACTGGAGGTGCACGACCAGCTGCGCCACAACCCCCTGCTGCACACCGCCTTCGCCCCCCACGCGCCCTACACTGTCTCCGACGCGCCGCTGGAACGGGTCAGCGTGCTGGCCGAGGAGCTGGACATCCCCGTGCACATGCACGTGCACGAAACCGCCCACGAGGTGCAGCAGTCGCTGGCGGAGCGGGGCGAGCGGCCGCTGGCGCGCCTGCACCGGCTGGGCCTGGTCTCGCCGCGACTGCTGGCGGTGCACATGACCCAGGTGGAGGAGGAGGACCTGCGGCTGCTGGCCGAGGCCGGCGCCAGCGTGGCCCACTGCCCGGAGTCGAACCTCAAGCTCGCCAGCGGCTTCTGTCCCGTGCAGCGGCTGGCGGACGCGGGCATCAACGTGGCCCTGGGAACCGACGGGGCGGCCTCCAACAACGACCTGGACCTGCTCGGGGAGATGCGCACCGCGGCGCTGCTGGCCAAGGGCGTGGCGGGCGACGCCACCGCCGTGTCCGCCGCCGATGCCCTGCGCATGGCCACCCTCAACGGCGCCCGCGCCCTGGGGCTGGAGGAGGAGATCGGCTCCCTGGTGCCGGGCAAGGCCGCCGACGCGGTGGCGGTGCGGCTCTCGGACCTGGAGACCGAGCCGGTCTACCATCCGCTGTCCCAGCTGGTCTACGCCAATGTCCGTGATCGGGTCAGCGACGTCTGGGTGGCCGGCCGCCACGTGCTCAAGGAGGGCGTGCTCACCACCCTGGATGCGCCGGCGCTGGTGGCCAGGGCGCGGGAGTGGGGCCGCCGCATCGGCGCGGCCAACAGCGGGCGGTGA
- a CDS encoding potassium channel family protein, which yields MRVVFIGASSLAVKTAQLLIRRGHEVVIVERDKEVIDDLSGQLDCAFVHGDGSKPAILREVGPSQTDILYCLTGRDQSNIIASLVGRSLGFERVVTKIEDEAYEHICIELGLEDTIIPARTIGRYLADMAEGQDILELSAMIRYDARVVSVVVHEKDAVTVAELDLPATARAVCLYREEKLILPDGGTKLAKDDELILLTRRTEVNNLVERFRIPPPENDEGGSSPAGA from the coding sequence ATGCGGGTGGTATTCATCGGCGCCAGCTCGCTGGCGGTCAAGACGGCGCAGCTGCTCATCCGGCGTGGCCACGAGGTGGTGATCGTGGAGCGCGACAAGGAGGTCATCGACGATCTCTCCGGCCAGCTCGACTGCGCCTTCGTGCACGGCGACGGCAGCAAGCCGGCCATCCTGCGGGAAGTGGGCCCCTCCCAGACCGACATCCTCTACTGCCTCACCGGCCGCGACCAGTCCAACATCATCGCCAGCCTGGTGGGACGCTCGCTGGGTTTCGAGCGGGTGGTGACCAAGATCGAGGACGAGGCGTACGAGCACATCTGCATCGAGCTGGGTCTGGAGGACACCATCATCCCGGCGCGCACCATCGGCCGCTACCTGGCCGACATGGCCGAGGGCCAGGACATCCTCGAACTCTCGGCGATGATCAGGTACGACGCCCGGGTGGTATCGGTCGTCGTGCACGAGAAGGATGCCGTAACCGTCGCCGAGCTGGATCTGCCCGCCACTGCCCGCGCCGTCTGCCTCTACCGGGAGGAGAAGCTGATCCTGCCCGACGGCGGCACGAAGCTGGCAAAGGATGACGAACTGATCCTCCTCACCCGCCGGACGGAGGTGAACAACCTGGTGGAGCGCTTCCGCATCCCGCCGCCGGAGAACGACGAGGGAGGCTCTTCGCCGGCCGGCGCCTGA
- a CDS encoding TrkH family potassium uptake protein has product MAYEDRLEPLSFAVRPRVVLKYTGQLGLALAALTLVPLGVAAGYEDWPMAWRLALVVTLLTVAGVPLGRLRSPRTIQTNEALVVTALVFLVAPLAMSWPMAATGIPYLDALFEAVSGVTTTGLTTLASVAERPPAFLFTRAWMQWYGGLGFVVLSLALLIGPGVAARRLANISGEGEDLIGNTRGHARRVLTVYLAFTVAGIALLWALGLAPFAAVVHTLAAVSTGGYSSFDGSLAGLGVSTQWAVTLLSLAGAVALSTWYRAARGGPAALADDLQLRALLLAALAVTVVLALFMLRSGQSWSEVVRHAPLLALSAQTTTGFASLDVGALDPAARLTLAGSMLVGGGVGSTAGGFKILRLLILLRLLQILLNRTRLVEHAVVEYRLGETRIEPEEGLRALLVVVLYIGVVALSWLPFAAAGYDPLNALFEVVSATATVGLSTGITALELDPWLKGVLCLDMLLGRLEVLALLVVLYPRTWFGRRND; this is encoded by the coding sequence ATGGCCTACGAAGATCGCCTGGAACCGCTCAGCTTCGCGGTCCGACCGCGCGTGGTGCTGAAATACACCGGTCAGCTGGGACTGGCCCTGGCCGCGCTGACTCTCGTCCCGCTGGGGGTGGCGGCGGGCTACGAAGACTGGCCCATGGCCTGGCGGCTGGCGCTGGTGGTGACGCTGCTGACTGTTGCCGGAGTGCCGCTGGGGCGGCTGCGCAGCCCCCGCACCATCCAGACCAACGAGGCGCTGGTGGTGACGGCACTGGTGTTTCTCGTCGCCCCGCTGGCCATGAGCTGGCCCATGGCGGCGACCGGCATCCCTTACCTGGACGCGCTGTTCGAGGCGGTTTCCGGGGTGACCACCACCGGGCTCACCACGCTGGCCTCGGTGGCCGAGCGCCCGCCGGCGTTCCTGTTCACCCGCGCCTGGATGCAGTGGTACGGCGGACTGGGCTTCGTCGTCCTGTCACTGGCGCTGTTGATTGGTCCGGGGGTGGCGGCCCGGCGGCTGGCGAACATCTCCGGCGAGGGCGAGGATCTCATCGGCAACACCCGCGGCCACGCCCGGCGGGTGCTGACCGTCTACCTGGCCTTCACCGTAGCGGGCATCGCCCTGCTCTGGGCGCTGGGGCTTGCGCCCTTCGCCGCGGTGGTGCATACCCTCGCGGCCGTCTCCACCGGCGGCTACTCCAGCTTCGACGGCAGCCTCGCCGGTCTGGGAGTGTCCACGCAGTGGGCGGTCACCCTGCTGTCCCTGGCCGGCGCCGTGGCCCTCTCCACCTGGTACCGGGCCGCGCGCGGGGGACCGGCGGCACTGGCGGACGATCTCCAGCTCCGCGCCCTGCTGCTCGCCGCGCTGGCCGTGACCGTGGTGCTGGCACTGTTCATGCTGCGCTCGGGCCAGTCCTGGAGCGAGGTGGTGCGGCACGCCCCGCTGCTCGCCCTCTCGGCCCAGACCACCACCGGCTTCGCGAGCCTGGACGTGGGCGCGCTCGATCCGGCCGCCAGGCTTACCCTCGCCGGCTCGATGCTGGTGGGCGGCGGCGTGGGTTCCACCGCCGGCGGGTTCAAGATCCTGCGGTTGCTGATCCTGCTGCGGCTGCTGCAGATCCTGCTCAACCGCACCCGGCTGGTGGAGCACGCGGTGGTGGAATACCGGCTGGGAGAGACCCGGATCGAGCCCGAGGAGGGGCTGCGGGCGCTGCTCGTCGTGGTGCTCTACATCGGGGTGGTCGCACTCTCCTGGCTGCCCTTCGCGGCGGCGGGCTACGACCCCCTGAACGCCCTGTTCGAGGTGGTTTCCGCCACCGCCACGGTGGGACTCTCCACCGGTATCACCGCCCTGGAACTGGATCCCTGGCTCAAGGGTGTCCTGTGCCTGGACATGCTGCTGGGCCGGCTGGAGGTCCTGGCGCTGCTGGTGGTGCTCTACCCGCGGACCTGGTTCGGGCGCCGCAACGACTGA
- a CDS encoding AEC family transporter has product MIATLLPLSALIGLGLFWVWWRPGPDGDGGRRPVTDIIYHLFLPALVLDVLWRAPLGLDSARISASAVTGVLFGLGLSVLVYRVLRVDRPTTGALVLAAGFPNATYLGLPVLERVLGETGRGIAIQYDVFACTPLLFTVGVLVATHFGPESTGGGVLRRLARVPPLWAALAAIALNVSGVPLPGAVDGFLRLLGTAMVPIMLLAVGMALRAGFSEWRRFSLVLPVLLIQLLLMPLLVWSIAHALGLRGDLLTGTVLEAAMPTMALGVVFCDRYRLNAGLFATAMTLSTLLSLATLPLWFGLLGS; this is encoded by the coding sequence ATGATCGCCACCCTGCTGCCCCTCTCCGCTCTCATCGGTCTCGGCCTGTTCTGGGTCTGGTGGCGGCCGGGGCCCGATGGCGACGGTGGCAGGCGGCCCGTCACCGACATCATCTACCACCTGTTCCTGCCGGCGCTGGTGCTGGACGTGCTGTGGCGCGCACCGCTGGGACTGGACTCGGCGCGCATCTCCGCCAGTGCGGTGACCGGGGTGCTGTTCGGGCTGGGGCTGAGCGTGCTGGTCTACCGGGTCCTGCGGGTGGACCGGCCCACCACCGGCGCGCTGGTGCTGGCGGCGGGATTTCCCAACGCCACCTACCTGGGCCTGCCCGTGCTGGAGCGGGTGCTGGGCGAGACCGGCCGCGGCATCGCCATCCAGTATGATGTGTTCGCGTGCACGCCGCTGCTGTTCACCGTCGGCGTACTGGTTGCCACCCACTTCGGCCCTGAGTCGACGGGAGGGGGCGTGCTCCGGCGCCTGGCGCGGGTGCCGCCCCTGTGGGCGGCGCTGGCCGCCATCGCGCTCAACGTCTCCGGCGTTCCCCTGCCCGGGGCCGTGGACGGGTTCCTGCGCCTGCTCGGCACGGCCATGGTTCCCATCATGCTGCTGGCCGTGGGCATGGCCCTGCGGGCCGGCTTCAGCGAGTGGCGTCGCTTTTCGCTGGTGCTCCCGGTCCTGCTCATCCAGCTGCTGCTGATGCCGCTGCTGGTCTGGAGCATCGCCCACGCCCTCGGCCTGCGCGGGGATCTGCTCACCGGCACCGTGCTCGAGGCGGCCATGCCCACCATGGCGCTGGGGGTGGTCTTCTGCGACCGCTACCGGCTCAACGCCGGCCTGTTCGCCACCGCCATGACCCTCAGCACCCTGCTGAGCCTGGCCACCCTGCCGCTGTGGTTCGGCCTGCTGGGGTCATGA
- the hisC gene encoding histidinol-phosphate transaminase, with protein MNRFWSPVVRSLTPYVPGEQPKVENLVKLNTNENPYPPSPRALEAIRAAAGEALRLYPDPGADDLRQAIAGFNGVAAENVFVGNGSDEVLAFVFQGLLHHELPVLFPDITYSFYPVYCGLYGIDYRTLPLAADFTLRVEDYLVPNGGIIFPNPNAPTGRLLPLEAVERLLEANTASVVVVDEAYVDFGGESAIALVGRFPNLLVVQTFSKSRSLAGLRVGFAVGDAGLIEALERIKNSFNSYPLDRPAQVGAAAAMADREHFDRTRNAVILSRERLAGRLTELGFEVLPSAANFLFARHPGRDAAELAAALRERKIIVRHFRQPRIEQYLRITIGTDAQCDALAAALEAILD; from the coding sequence ATGAACCGTTTCTGGAGCCCCGTCGTCCGTTCCCTGACCCCCTATGTCCCCGGCGAGCAGCCGAAGGTCGAGAACCTGGTCAAGCTGAACACCAACGAGAATCCCTACCCGCCCTCGCCGCGGGCGCTGGAGGCCATCCGCGCGGCCGCGGGCGAGGCCCTGCGTCTCTATCCCGACCCCGGCGCCGATGACCTCAGGCAGGCCATCGCCGGCTTCAACGGCGTGGCGGCGGAAAACGTCTTCGTGGGCAACGGCTCCGACGAAGTGCTGGCGTTCGTGTTCCAGGGGCTGCTGCACCATGAGCTCCCGGTGCTGTTCCCGGATATCACCTACAGCTTCTACCCGGTCTACTGCGGGCTCTACGGCATCGACTACCGGACGCTGCCGCTGGCTGCGGACTTCACCCTGCGGGTGGAGGACTACCTGGTGCCCAACGGCGGCATCATCTTCCCCAATCCCAACGCGCCCACCGGGCGGCTGTTGCCGCTGGAGGCCGTCGAGCGGCTGCTGGAGGCAAATACCGCCTCGGTGGTGGTGGTGGACGAGGCCTACGTGGATTTCGGCGGTGAGTCGGCCATCGCCCTGGTGGGGCGCTTCCCCAACCTGCTGGTGGTCCAGACCTTCTCCAAGTCGCGTTCACTGGCGGGGCTGCGGGTGGGCTTCGCCGTGGGCGACGCGGGGCTCATCGAGGCGCTGGAGCGGATCAAGAACAGCTTCAACTCCTATCCCCTGGACCGGCCGGCCCAGGTGGGGGCGGCGGCGGCCATGGCCGACCGCGAGCATTTCGACCGGACCCGCAATGCGGTCATCCTGAGCCGGGAACGCCTGGCCGGCCGGCTGACGGAGCTGGGCTTCGAGGTGCTGCCCTCGGCGGCCAATTTCCTCTTCGCCCGCCACCCGGGCCGCGACGCGGCGGAGCTGGCCGCGGCGCTGCGGGAGCGGAAGATCATCGTGCGCCACTTCCGCCAGCCGCGCATCGAGCAGTACCTGCGCATCACCATCGGTACCGATGCCCAGTGCGATGCCCTGGCGGCGGCGCTGGAGGCGATTCTCGACTGA
- a CDS encoding enoyl-CoA hydratase/isomerase family protein gives MEPVILEKRDPIAWVTLNRPEALNALDDGLNDALWAVWEEFAADAAVDVAILTGAGKSFCAAGGLLRQARRRGVKGGLAKDAAVVSVGWRVLPARGVPPPCSAAPAGRGIP, from the coding sequence ATGGAGCCGGTGATTCTCGAGAAACGCGATCCCATCGCCTGGGTGACCCTGAACCGGCCGGAGGCGCTGAACGCGCTGGACGACGGGCTCAACGACGCCCTCTGGGCCGTGTGGGAGGAGTTCGCCGCCGACGCGGCGGTGGACGTGGCAATTCTCACCGGGGCCGGCAAGTCCTTCTGCGCGGCTGGAGGCCTTCTTCGGCAAGCGCGGCGGCGGGGAGTGAAAGGCGGGCTCGCCAAGGATGCGGCCGTGGTTTCAGTGGGTTGGCGTGTTCTGCCGGCGCGTGGGGTGCCGCCCCCCTGTTCTGCCGCTCCGGCAGGGCGCGGAATTCCGTGA
- the minC gene encoding septum site-determining protein MinC: protein MDRPQSDVLTATPFEIKGSMLTLLELRLHSTGLDAIAQHLAEKVAKAPGMFRSAPIVVDLQALGQVDGLDLAGLAAVMRGHGLVPVGVRGGSPALQAAAVEAGLGLLAAERRSETRPVPAKAAAAGGKTRVVTQPVRSGQQIYADGGDLVVLAAVSPGAEVLADGNIHVYGPLRGRALAGAHGDRTARIFCQCLEAELVSIAGHYRLFEELDPALRGHAVQVFEDGDNLMLQPL from the coding sequence ATGGATCGACCCCAGTCCGACGTCCTGACGGCAACCCCATTCGAGATCAAGGGCAGCATGCTGACGCTGCTGGAGCTGCGCCTGCACTCCACCGGCCTGGATGCCATCGCCCAGCACCTGGCCGAGAAGGTCGCCAAGGCGCCCGGGATGTTCCGCAGCGCCCCGATCGTTGTCGACCTGCAGGCGCTCGGCCAGGTCGACGGCCTCGACCTGGCGGGCCTCGCCGCCGTCATGCGCGGCCACGGGCTGGTGCCGGTGGGGGTCCGTGGCGGCAGTCCGGCCCTGCAGGCGGCGGCGGTGGAGGCGGGCCTGGGCCTGCTGGCGGCCGAGCGTCGGAGCGAGACCCGCCCGGTGCCGGCGAAGGCCGCGGCGGCGGGTGGCAAGACCCGGGTCGTCACCCAGCCGGTGCGCTCCGGGCAGCAGATCTACGCCGACGGGGGTGATCTTGTCGTGCTGGCGGCGGTGAGCCCCGGTGCCGAGGTGCTGGCCGACGGCAACATCCATGTCTACGGACCCCTGCGGGGGCGTGCGCTCGCCGGCGCCCACGGGGATCGCACGGCGCGGATCTTCTGCCAGTGCCTGGAGGCGGAGCTGGTCTCCATCGCCGGGCACTATCGCCTGTTCGAGGAACTGGACCCGGCCCTGCGGGGGCATGCGGTGCAGGTGTTCGAGGACGGCGACAACCTGATGCTGCAGCCGCTTTAG
- the minD gene encoding septum site-determining protein MinD, translating into MAKVIVVTSGKGGVGKTTTSAAFATGLARKGHKTAVIDFDVGLRNLDLIMGCERRVVYDFVNVINNEANLNQALIRDKRVENLHILPASQTRDKEALTLEGVGRVLEDLGREFDYIVCDSPAGIEHGAFAAMYYADEALVVTNPEVSSVRDSDRILGIMASKSRRAVQGDAPIREHLVLTRYSHQRVARGEMLGVDDVLEILGIPLLGVIPESQSVLQASNAGVPVILEESSDAGRSYEDVVARFLGEERPHRHMNGEKKGLLRRLFGT; encoded by the coding sequence GTGGCCAAAGTGATCGTCGTCACCTCCGGCAAGGGCGGGGTGGGCAAGACCACCACCAGCGCCGCGTTTGCCACCGGTCTGGCCCGGAAGGGGCACAAGACCGCGGTCATCGACTTCGACGTGGGGCTGCGCAACCTGGACCTCATCATGGGGTGCGAGCGGCGCGTGGTCTACGATTTCGTCAACGTCATCAACAACGAGGCGAACCTGAACCAGGCCCTGATCCGCGACAAGCGGGTGGAGAACCTGCACATCCTGCCCGCCTCCCAGACCCGCGACAAGGAGGCCCTGACCCTGGAGGGCGTGGGCCGGGTGCTGGAGGATCTGGGCCGGGAGTTCGACTACATCGTCTGCGACTCCCCGGCGGGGATCGAGCACGGGGCCTTTGCCGCCATGTACTATGCCGACGAGGCGCTGGTGGTGACCAACCCCGAGGTCTCCTCGGTGCGGGACTCCGACCGCATTCTCGGCATCATGGCCAGCAAGTCGCGCCGCGCCGTGCAGGGCGACGCGCCCATCCGGGAACACCTGGTGCTCACCCGCTACTCCCACCAGCGGGTCGCCCGGGGCGAGATGCTGGGGGTGGACGACGTGCTGGAGATTCTTGGCATCCCCCTGCTCGGCGTGATTCCGGAGTCCCAGAGCGTGCTCCAGGCCTCCAACGCCGGGGTGCCGGTGATTCTGGAGGAGTCCAGTGACGCGGGCCGGTCCTACGAGGACGTGGTGGCCCGGTTCCTCGGCGAGGAGCGGCCCCACCGCCACATGAACGGGGAGAAGAAGGGACTGCTCCGCCGGCTGTTCGGGACCTGA
- the minE gene encoding cell division topological specificity factor MinE has translation MGWLDYFRTSRKNSASIAKERLQIVVAHERLQRSGPDYLPLLQKDILEVIRKYVPIDPGDVRVNLEKDGDYSVLELNISLPEKSP, from the coding sequence ATGGGTTGGCTCGACTACTTCCGTACCTCCCGCAAGAACTCCGCCTCCATCGCCAAGGAGCGGCTGCAGATCGTGGTGGCCCACGAGCGCCTGCAGCGCAGCGGTCCCGATTACCTGCCCCTGCTGCAGAAGGACATCCTGGAGGTTATCCGCAAGTACGTGCCCATCGATCCGGGCGATGTCAGGGTGAACCTGGAGAAGGACGGGGACTACTCGGTGCTGGAGCTCAACATTTCCCTGCCGGAAAAGAGCCCGTGA
- a CDS encoding phosphate-starvation-inducible protein PsiE encodes MKDVATPTRIVDLGRRALHGLEIGGLLVIAVATLVAGFQEVHTMVAARHVTLADLLLLFIYLEVLTMVGVYLESGALPIRMPLYIAIVALARHLILDMKSMSQWDIIAAALAILIIGVAVLVIRYGHLRFPYLSRGDSTDGEAPER; translated from the coding sequence ATGAAGGATGTCGCCACCCCAACCCGCATCGTCGACCTGGGCCGTCGGGCCCTGCACGGGCTGGAGATCGGCGGGCTGCTGGTGATTGCCGTGGCCACCCTGGTGGCCGGATTCCAGGAAGTCCACACCATGGTCGCGGCCCGCCACGTCACCCTGGCGGATCTGCTCCTGCTGTTCATCTACCTCGAGGTGCTCACCATGGTGGGGGTCTACCTCGAGTCGGGCGCCCTGCCCATCCGCATGCCGCTGTATATCGCCATCGTGGCGCTGGCCCGGCACCTGATCCTGGACATGAAGTCGATGTCGCAGTGGGACATCATTGCCGCCGCACTGGCGATCCTCATCATCGGTGTCGCCGTGCTGGTCATCCGCTACGGCCACCTGCGCTTCCCCTATCTGAGCCGCGGCGACAGCACGGACGGCGAAGCCCCGGAGCGCTGA